A window of Tautonia plasticadhaerens contains these coding sequences:
- a CDS encoding small basic protein, translating into MSMDKSLKKASGLTRQRNVQTRAERLAILQEDERWTQENPVYGLPKTRYKEMAAGQSGPKRPGAED; encoded by the coding sequence ATGTCGATGGACAAGAGCTTGAAGAAGGCCAGCGGCCTGACCCGTCAGCGCAACGTGCAGACCCGGGCCGAACGCCTGGCGATCCTCCAGGAGGATGAGCGCTGGACCCAGGAGAACCCGGTCTACGGCCTGCCGAAGACCCGCTACAAGGAGATGGCCGCCGGCCAGTCGGGCCCCAAGCGCCCGGGGGCCGAGGACTGA
- a CDS encoding ZIP family metal transporter yields the protein MTLALALSCLSVVVVSLLGGLLPLVSTLTHTRLQLYLSFAAGTMLGAAFFHMMPEAVASGSSATLRWAAGGLTALFLLERFFAFHHHEAPASAGPHDHEHHHDHAPHHDHSPPTGTPRARVEAPTLNWTAAAVGLAVHSLIGGVALASAVVTDYATRGGFGAASWGVLLATVVHKPADSLTVVSLMLRARSPQWLAHVVNFGFSLMIPIGVALFLVGMLLLDAPYSASLTASALAFSAGTFLCIALSDLLPELHFHSHDRTKLSVAFLLGLGLMLVSSFGEGDHAHAMEEAHEHEAHELGPPDERD from the coding sequence ATGACCCTCGCCCTGGCCCTCAGTTGCCTCTCGGTCGTCGTCGTCAGCCTGCTCGGCGGCCTCTTGCCGCTGGTCTCGACCCTGACGCACACGAGGTTGCAGCTCTACCTGAGCTTCGCCGCCGGCACGATGCTCGGCGCCGCCTTCTTCCACATGATGCCCGAGGCGGTCGCCTCCGGTTCCTCGGCCACCCTGCGATGGGCCGCCGGGGGACTGACCGCCCTCTTCCTGCTGGAACGGTTCTTCGCCTTCCACCACCACGAGGCCCCCGCCTCGGCAGGCCCGCACGACCACGAGCACCATCACGACCACGCCCCTCACCACGACCACTCACCGCCGACCGGCACCCCTCGGGCCCGGGTCGAGGCGCCGACGTTGAACTGGACGGCGGCCGCGGTGGGGTTGGCGGTCCACAGCCTGATCGGCGGCGTGGCGCTGGCCAGCGCGGTGGTGACCGACTATGCCACCCGGGGGGGCTTCGGGGCCGCGAGCTGGGGGGTCCTGCTGGCGACGGTGGTGCACAAGCCCGCCGACTCGCTGACGGTCGTGAGCCTGATGCTCCGGGCCCGGTCGCCGCAATGGCTGGCGCACGTGGTGAACTTCGGGTTCTCGCTGATGATCCCGATCGGCGTGGCGCTCTTCCTGGTCGGGATGCTGCTGCTCGACGCCCCGTACTCGGCCTCCCTGACGGCCTCGGCCCTCGCCTTCTCGGCCGGGACGTTCCTCTGCATCGCGCTGAGCGACCTGCTGCCCGAGTTGCACTTCCACTCCCACGACCGGACCAAGCTCTCGGTCGCGTTCCTGCTCGGCCTGGGCCTGATGCTGGTCAGCTCCTTCGGCGAGGGGGACCACGCCCACGCGATGGAGGAGGCCCACGAGCATGAGGCCCACGAGCTGGGTCCCCCCGACGAGCGAGACTGA
- a CDS encoding sugar phosphate isomerase family, with protein MNLLSTFKGSMMEGFLPSGWDLAKIDACCSHPPGSVTDRQPFWADGFEPVPCASVEDFDVMMGHEIAQAIRRTRQEGRELAMILPVGPMGMYRWAVYFLKEWGVSADHCHGFNMDEWSDAQGNTLPANDPGAFTNAMEGAFYGPLGPASVPKDRRWFATADRLPEYGDRIGDLKKKGAELVVIFGIGRVCHIAFWEPHFAAEFNDLDAWKAQTHRIGARLHPLTIEQNALTSFKSRTTLVPAFANTIGPGLFLQADRIIGGADGILGRGMQWQGTSLWMTLRYGPDPWVPSSFMPTMPGRLFFLNELAGPLEPEMN; from the coding sequence ATGAACCTGCTCAGCACCTTCAAGGGCTCGATGATGGAGGGTTTCCTGCCCTCCGGCTGGGACCTCGCCAAGATCGACGCGTGTTGTTCCCACCCCCCCGGTTCCGTCACCGACCGCCAGCCGTTCTGGGCCGACGGCTTCGAGCCCGTCCCCTGCGCCTCCGTCGAGGACTTCGACGTGATGATGGGCCACGAGATCGCCCAGGCGATCCGGAGGACCCGCCAGGAGGGTAGGGAACTGGCCATGATCTTGCCCGTCGGCCCCATGGGGATGTACCGCTGGGCCGTCTATTTCCTGAAGGAGTGGGGCGTCTCGGCCGACCACTGCCACGGCTTCAACATGGACGAGTGGTCCGACGCCCAGGGCAACACCCTGCCCGCCAACGACCCGGGCGCCTTCACCAACGCGATGGAGGGGGCCTTCTACGGCCCGCTCGGCCCGGCCAGCGTCCCGAAGGATCGCCGCTGGTTCGCCACGGCGGATCGCCTCCCCGAATACGGCGACCGCATCGGCGACTTGAAGAAGAAGGGCGCGGAGCTGGTCGTCATCTTCGGCATCGGCCGGGTCTGCCACATCGCCTTCTGGGAGCCCCACTTCGCCGCCGAGTTCAACGACCTCGACGCCTGGAAGGCCCAGACCCACCGCATCGGCGCCCGGCTGCATCCCCTGACGATCGAGCAGAACGCGCTGACCAGCTTCAAGAGCCGGACGACCCTGGTGCCGGCCTTCGCCAACACGATCGGCCCCGGCCTGTTCCTCCAGGCCGACCGGATCATCGGCGGGGCCGACGGCATCCTCGGCCGGGGGATGCAGTGGCAGGGCACCAGCCTCTGGATGACCCTCCGCTACGGCCCCGACCCCTGGGTCCCCAGCTCCTTCATGCCCACGATGCCCGGCCGCCTCTTCTTCCTCAATGAGCTGGCCGGCCCCCTGGAGCCGGAGATGAACTGA
- a CDS encoding phospholipase D-like domain-containing protein, which produces MPDASRIDALLSRTLDDFRLSRGERQTLGEHLDAAPADHDTLAFWRNRAFALARSATASGGGPEVLDWLEGVEKLLAHRASSSREEPPESGAFFTPGDSGPRAIAGLFGRARTSADVCVFTITDDRITSAILDAHRRGVAVRIISDDDKAHDLGSDIKDLRRAGIPLHTDRDPNHMHHKFAVFDRTALLTGSYNWTRGAAEHNFENFVITADPVLVSAFLREFDRLWSLLA; this is translated from the coding sequence ATGCCCGACGCCTCCCGGATCGACGCCCTGCTGTCGCGGACCCTCGACGACTTCCGCCTCTCCCGGGGGGAGCGGCAGACCCTCGGCGAGCACCTCGACGCCGCCCCGGCGGACCACGACACGCTCGCCTTCTGGCGGAACCGGGCCTTCGCCCTGGCCCGGTCGGCGACGGCCTCCGGGGGCGGGCCGGAGGTGCTCGACTGGCTGGAGGGGGTCGAGAAGCTGCTGGCCCACCGCGCCTCCTCCTCCCGGGAGGAGCCCCCCGAGTCGGGGGCGTTCTTCACGCCGGGGGACTCCGGCCCCCGGGCCATCGCCGGGCTGTTCGGCCGGGCCCGGACGTCGGCCGACGTCTGCGTCTTCACCATCACCGACGACCGGATCACCTCCGCGATCCTCGACGCCCACCGCCGGGGCGTGGCCGTCCGGATCATCTCCGACGACGACAAGGCCCACGACCTCGGCTCCGACATCAAGGACCTCCGGCGCGCGGGCATCCCCCTGCACACCGACCGCGACCCCAACCACATGCACCACAAATTCGCCGTCTTCGACCGCACCGCGCTTCTGACCGGCAGCTACAACTGGACCCGGGGGGCCGCCGAGCACAACTTCGAGAATTTCGTCATCACCGCCGACCCCGTCCTCGTCTCCGCCTTCCTCCGCGAGTTCGACCGGCTCTGGAGCCTGCTTGCTTGA
- a CDS encoding redoxin family protein: protein MDVTPTHRPSLALLAALLMGLPGPARGEDDRPADRLPGAVEVLGVDGRPMTLEAPEGGVLAIAFLWTPCPNSNQYSPTLNAIAGEFGTDRVRFVGLFVDADLTDAEVAAHAEEYALGFPIGRSGAVRLARELGVGTVPSAVVVDDAGRIRYRGRIDDQFFDLGRRRQVVRSHDLKDAIAALLGGEEVRAPRTEAIGCTLPDFGPGG, encoded by the coding sequence ATGGATGTGACTCCGACACACCGACCGTCCCTGGCCTTGCTGGCCGCCTTGCTGATGGGCCTTCCCGGGCCGGCGAGGGGAGAGGATGACCGACCGGCCGACCGCCTGCCGGGCGCGGTCGAGGTGCTCGGCGTCGACGGCAGGCCGATGACCCTGGAGGCCCCCGAGGGCGGGGTGCTGGCGATCGCCTTCCTCTGGACCCCCTGCCCCAATTCGAACCAGTACAGCCCGACCCTCAACGCCATCGCCGGGGAGTTCGGCACGGATCGGGTCCGCTTCGTCGGCCTGTTCGTCGACGCCGACCTGACCGACGCCGAGGTGGCCGCCCACGCCGAGGAGTACGCCCTGGGGTTCCCGATCGGCCGATCGGGCGCCGTCCGCCTCGCCCGGGAGCTGGGGGTGGGGACGGTGCCCTCGGCGGTCGTGGTCGACGACGCCGGGCGGATCCGCTATCGGGGGCGGATCGACGACCAGTTCTTCGACCTGGGGCGCCGCCGCCAGGTCGTCCGGTCTCACGACCTGAAGGACGCCATCGCCGCGTTGCTGGGCGGCGAAGAGGTCCGTGCGCCCCGGACAGAGGCGATCGGATGCACCCTCCCCGATTTCGGCCCCGGCGGCTGA
- a CDS encoding efflux RND transporter periplasmic adaptor subunit, protein MSCLAPVFRRALAPAPTAILCLAVSGCQSAEPSIVTPGPQPVSVSSPLVRPVVDFDEYTGRTRAVATVDIRARVQGYLKEIRFEAGDLVEAGQVLFVIDPREYEDAVALAEARVEQANAQARLTAVERERYRRLAQRDVGSRQDFDRAAAAYDVSVAEAKAAEAELDRARLDLSFTEVKSPIVGQAGAHLVDVGNLITAGQSEANLLTTVVSVDPMFVDFDVDERALLRYRKDASDRRGEEVDPARIREARIPVEMGLADEPGFPHVGILDFADNRLDPATGTLRARGVFPNADRLLTPGLFARVRVPTGDPRDALLIAETALGSDQGIRFAYVLGDGERVERRLLGLGPTIAGMTVVTEGLSADDRVLVSGIQRVREGVQVDPREVPMPLPPGAAEALSSAAAEAPEAPPSELATSASNEAAGMEQLPEPEPEPEPEPEPEPEPQPDAEAIAPDAGPDAPR, encoded by the coding sequence ATGAGTTGCCTCGCCCCCGTCTTCCGCCGGGCGTTGGCCCCGGCCCCCACGGCGATCCTCTGCCTGGCGGTCTCCGGCTGCCAGAGCGCCGAGCCATCGATCGTCACCCCGGGACCGCAGCCGGTCTCGGTCTCCTCGCCGCTGGTCCGGCCGGTGGTCGACTTCGACGAGTACACCGGCCGGACCCGGGCCGTCGCCACGGTCGACATCCGGGCCCGGGTGCAGGGCTATCTGAAGGAGATCCGCTTCGAGGCCGGGGACCTCGTCGAGGCCGGCCAGGTCCTCTTCGTCATCGACCCCCGAGAGTACGAGGACGCCGTCGCGCTGGCCGAGGCGAGGGTCGAGCAGGCCAACGCCCAGGCCCGGCTCACCGCCGTCGAGCGCGAACGCTACCGCAGGCTCGCCCAGCGGGACGTCGGCAGCCGGCAGGACTTCGACCGGGCCGCCGCCGCCTACGACGTCTCCGTCGCCGAGGCCAAGGCCGCCGAGGCCGAACTGGACCGCGCCCGGCTGGACCTGAGCTTCACCGAGGTGAAGTCCCCGATCGTCGGGCAGGCCGGCGCCCACCTCGTCGACGTGGGCAACCTGATCACCGCCGGCCAGTCCGAGGCCAACCTGCTGACCACCGTCGTCTCGGTCGACCCCATGTTCGTCGACTTCGACGTGGACGAGCGCGCCCTGCTCCGCTACCGCAAGGACGCCTCCGACCGCCGGGGGGAGGAGGTCGACCCCGCCCGCATCCGGGAGGCCCGCATCCCCGTCGAGATGGGCCTGGCCGACGAGCCCGGCTTCCCCCACGTCGGCATCCTCGACTTCGCCGACAACCGCCTCGACCCCGCCACCGGCACCCTCCGGGCCCGGGGGGTCTTCCCCAACGCCGACCGCCTGCTCACCCCCGGCCTCTTCGCCCGGGTCCGCGTCCCGACCGGCGACCCCCGAGACGCGCTGCTGATCGCCGAGACCGCCCTCGGCTCCGACCAGGGGATCCGCTTCGCCTACGTCCTGGGGGACGGCGAACGCGTCGAGCGCCGGCTCCTGGGGCTCGGGCCGACGATCGCCGGCATGACGGTCGTCACCGAGGGGCTCTCGGCCGACGACCGCGTCCTCGTCAGCGGCATCCAGCGCGTCCGGGAGGGGGTGCAGGTCGACCCCCGGGAGGTGCCCATGCCCCTGCCCCCCGGGGCCGCCGAGGCCCTCTCCTCCGCCGCCGCCGAGGCCCCCGAGGCCCCCCCGAGCGAACTCGCCACCTCCGCCTCCAACGAGGCCGCCGGCATGGAACAACTCCCCGAGCCCGAGCCCGAGCCCGAGCCCGAGCCCGAGCCCGAGCCCGAGCCCCAACCCGACGCGGAGGCCATCGCCCCCGACGCCGGACCCGACGCCCCCCGCTGA
- a CDS encoding 4a-hydroxytetrahydrobiopterin dehydratase: MAKLRDDEIQARLASIRGWEHLGDMLVRTWQFASARRALEFVVQARGVSDRIGHYPEVVLGFRTVRIELNSRADGGLTEKDFELAAELNALPDDR, translated from the coding sequence ATGGCCAAGCTCAGAGACGACGAGATTCAGGCCCGGCTGGCGTCGATCCGGGGCTGGGAGCACCTCGGAGACATGCTCGTGCGGACCTGGCAATTCGCCTCGGCCCGCCGGGCCCTGGAGTTCGTCGTCCAGGCTCGGGGGGTGAGCGACCGGATCGGGCACTACCCCGAGGTCGTCCTCGGCTTCCGCACCGTCCGGATTGAGCTGAACAGCCGTGCCGACGGGGGCCTGACCGAGAAGGACTTCGAACTCGCCGCCGAACTCAATGCCTTGCCGGACGACCGCTGA